The following nucleotide sequence is from Mangifera indica cultivar Alphonso chromosome 17, CATAS_Mindica_2.1, whole genome shotgun sequence.
TGTTTCTTGATCTTCTCTGCACAGGTGATCTCAACATTCCCCAAAATATCATTGAAAGACGCCTCTGTAGAGAGGCCTCATTTTATGGCCTTCTAGACCATGTCTGCAGGGCCCAAATGGGGTCTCTTTGCTGGCAACAGGTTAAGGCTAGCCCCATCTGTTACGGGGTCAGGCTCCTGGAGATGCAACATTAATCCGGGTGGGCCAGATGACGGCTGCTGTGTGGCTCATGGCAGCATGGTTCATGTGTATGATTGGATGTTGGTAGAACATACACCAATTAATCTTGATTATCGTAGAGTTAATGATATTGGTTGGGCTGATTTTAAGAATGTTGTGATAACTGCTGGTGAAAGATTAGGCAGCAAAGATGGAGGGATGGGATTGTTTAGAGCCCCAAGTGGAGAGTTGAGGTACAAATTTCAGGTTAGCCACGACTATCAAGTAAAGAGTTACACAGCTGGGCCATTGAGTTTTAGTACTGATTATGAGATGTTTTCAAGTTGTAAAGCGGAGAGTAATGAGAGTGGGTTTGGAGTTTGAGACCATGTGACAGGAAAGCAGATAGATTTCTTTATGAGacattcaacaaaaataatcaCGGTATGCCCACAAACAAAATTTGTTGGCCTGTATATTTACcccgattttattaaattaaaacaatataaaagtttgatcacattcaagaaattttctaacaaaagTGTATGTTACAGGTTTATGTTTGTCTTTAACTTTGCTAAAGAAAGTTTGGTGTCTTGCTTTAGTTTCCCTTTGCCTTTTTCGGTGGCGAATCCGTTGAAGGTTCGTACCCATATCAACAAATCTTATCATCATTCATTTAAAATCTTTGGCAATCCAATCACCCCTAGGTTTTAAGAAAAGTATCCCCCAATTGTAATAGccgaaaaataaaaatgtatagatTTGGAGTATCATAGACTTTAAAAACGTTCAAGCAAATACCAATTTAACGAGGATATATGAatcacttttatatttaaacaatattgtgtgtacatatttttgtatataatttatatatatagataatgtgttatcgtatgattagatattactttatctttaattcaaattatctaatcacatgatgacaaatcacctgtatatataaattgtatataaaaaatgtgtatacataattttattgttttagattcTATGAACCTTATTGTACCAAGccaaatctcaaatacccaatGCGATTTCTTGTTAGTTAAAGACAACCTCTTAAGTGTTAAAactatgttataaaatattattttatttataatttaaaatcattatatcatattatgatatattaatatttgtactCATAATTGTGCTATTGTTAATACATGAAGTATTATTGTTTtccataataaattttttatacaccaTCTTAAAGGTAGCTCTACCCTCAAATATCAACCGTTGGATCACTTTTGACTTGAATTGTACATCCATCAAAGGGTGGAAAACTCCATGAGATGGTGACAACTCAACATAGTGGTAACCAAAGATGACTTGAAATTTCAAAAGGAAGGCCAAGTTAAGGGGGACCCAACCCAACTAGGGAGTATGTTGATATCAGATGACGAGGATGATGAAATCTTAACCGTTTGATCTACCTAAAgtggaaagaaaattaaaatggagCCCACCTCCTCAACTATATTTCATCTGAAGGAAGTCTAAAGATGGCCAAAGACTAAAAAGAGAACAACATGGAGAAAGCAAagtaaaaaagagagaagaattaTTGAGCCAACAATTTGTTTGAAATCAATACCCTCAAAATTTctccaaaagaaaaaatctcaAACCCATCTCTAAAATCCTTAAGTTCAGCTTCCGTTAATGTTCTTGTAGTattcttcatttgttttgtttgaaatttctcctttttattCCCTTAATTAATAGGTAGAATTTTCTCCTCAAGTTTCCTGGAAGCTTAAAAAAATCCTCtgctttttgtgtttttggtaTAATAATCTCTCGAATTTGtgttcaaatcaaatcttttgGCTTGTTGACCgtgtaaatttataaaatttggcTGAACAGGCCAAGAATCGGATATGGCAATTCAAAAGGATCGAGTAAAGTTTAACGTACGCAGTACAATATTTGAAACAACTATTAAAACTCTAGCAAATACAGGGCGAAACTCTTTTTTCGGTACATTATTTGATGAAAACTGGGAGTTAAACTCACAATTTAACAACAATTCTAATGAAGCTCTCTTCATTGATCGAAACCCCAAATGTTTTTCAGTGCTTCTTGATCTTCTCTGCACAGGCGATCTCAACATTCCCCCAAAAATCAATGAAAGACTCTTCTATAGAGAGGCCTCATTTTATGGCCTTCTAGACCATGTCCGCATGGCCAAATGGGGTCCATTTGATGTCAACAGGTTGAGGCTAGCCCAGTCTGTAAAGGGTCAGGCTCCCGGTGATGCAAGATTAATCCGGGCGAGGCCAGATGGTGGCTGCTGTGTGGCTCATGGCAGCATAGTTCATGTGTATGATTGGATGTTGAAAGAACATCCACCAATCAATCTTGATTATCGAAGAGTTAATGATATCGGTTGGGTTGATTCTGAGAATCTTGTAACTGCTTGTCAAGGATTAGGTGGCAAAGATGGAGGGATGGGATTGTTCAGTGCTTCAAGTGGAGAGTTGAGGTATGAATTTCATGTCAGCCATGACAATCAAGTGAAGAGTTTTACTGCTGGGGTTTTGAGTTTTAGTAGTGATCATAAGATATTTTCAAGTTGTAAAGTGGGGAATAATGAGTGTGGGGTTGGAGTTTGGGATCAGGTGACAGGAAAACAGATAGATTTCTTTTATGAGAGAGATGGTTGGTCTCTCGGTGATGCTGATAAGTTACAGTGGTTAAATGGGAGGAACTGTTTATTGCTTGCAAAATTGTATCAAAGAAAGGATAAATGTTACATTTATTTATTGGATTTTAGGGACAAGAACATGGTGTGCCGTTGGTCTGATATTTTAGGTGTTACGGATGCCTTTGCAATGGAGGAGAGCAACTCCATTTATGTGGTGAATGAGCATCAGAATTTGGGGTTCATTGACTTAAGGTTCAATGGAGGAAGTGTAAGGTGGATGTCAAGAGACCCCCGGATTGGGAATACCGGGCATATCTTGGAGCCTCATGATCCAAAACTGGCACTGCACAAGGGGCAGATGTTTTCATTGAAGGACGATTCAATCTCTATATTTTGTGGTCCGGATTGGGTGTTTACATCCAAGCTTCAATCAAATGTTGGACGTTCCTTTTGTGATTTCTCTATCGGTGGTGATAGACTGTTTGCTCTCCACCGTCGGGAGAATGTATTTGCTATATGGGAATGCCCTCCTCCTCCTATTATGTGACATGGGAAAGATTCTAGATTCGCTGTGTGCCTCTGAGATGCTCTATGCATGGCAACATGTTACAGGCTTAGGTTAGTGTTTAACTTTGCATAAAGAAAGTTGTTTGGTGTCTTGCTTTGGTTTCAGTTTAGTCTTTTATGGTAGCAAATCTGttgaaattcattaaaaaaatattgatgcTGAAATGTTGTGAGGAATATAAGCGGCTGAAAATGGTTTTGGTCAGTTGTTGGAAGAAAAAGTTGTCGCTTTGAAATCTGTTAAGCTGAGGGTAAGGGAAAGAGCTGCTGTTAAGCTCTGTTAAAATCCTATTAGTTGCAATCCTTCAATGCATAATTTCATCAAAACTCATAGTTTAATTAGCAGCAGTACTCACAGTGTCAATAACTTCAAGCTGCAGCAGCCTCACCAGGTTCATGTGTACAAAATTCTTGTTAATCCTTACTTAGTGTTCTAATCTTTCTCTCTATATTTTCTCATTCAAACCCTGCTTATAAATTTAACTTTGTGTTGGGGTGTCCTCATAGGAAGAGGTAATTGTTGGAATTAACACTCATTCAAAGAACACTTACTACTTCAACCTCGTCTTTgatacttaataaaatttaaataaaactatgtgcataaataaattgaataaatttatctGTAGAAATTGAATTAACATCTTGTGTTTAggtgatattattatttacttttctcctat
It contains:
- the LOC123200407 gene encoding BTB/POZ domain-containing protein At2g24240-like is translated as MAIQKDRVKFNVRSTIFETTIKTLANTGRNSFFGTLFDENWELNSQFNNNSNEALFIDRNPKCFSVLLDLLCTGDLNIPPKINERLFYREASFYGLLDHVRMAKWGPFDVNRLRLAQSVKGQAPGDARLIRARPDGGCCVAHGSIVHVYDWMLKEHPPINLDYRRVNDIGWVDSENLVTACQGLGGKDGGMGLFSASSGELRYEFHVSHDNQVKSFTAGVLSFSSDHKIFSSCKVGNNECGVGVWDQVTGKQIDFFYERDGWSLGDADKLQWLNGRNCLLLAKLYQRKDKCYIYLLDFRDKNMVCRWSDILGVTDAFAMEESNSIYVVNEHQNLGFIDLRFNGGSVRWMSRDPRIGNTGHILEPHDPKLALHKGQMFSLKDDSISIFCGPDWVFTSKLQSNVGRSFCDFSIGGDRLFALHRRENVFAIWECPPPPIM